One Lentibacillus cibarius DNA window includes the following coding sequences:
- the putP gene encoding sodium/proline symporter PutP, producing MELETLITFIVYLIGMLVIGIIMYRMTNDLSDYVLGGRKLGPGVAALSAGASDMSGWLLLGLPGAIYASGLAEAWMAIGLSTGAYLNWQFVAKRLRVYTEVANNSITIPDFLENRFKDRSHFLRVISALVILLFFTFYTSSGMVAGAKLFEASFGLPYQSALWIVTIVIVSYTLLGGFLAVAWTDFLQGILMFITLIAVPIVAINQIGGWDATVQAVGEISPAHLNMIEGVGIIAIISSIAWGLGYFGQPHIIVRFMAMRSPKDVPKARFIGTTWMIIGLYGAIFTGLVGLAYINTQDVSILSEYGISVVTENGVQTLADTEKIFIAFSQLLFHPVISGILLAAILAAIMSTIDSQLLVSSSAVAEDFYKAIFRRHATDKELVWIGRVATLVIALIATVIAINPESSVLDLVSYAWAGFGAAFGPTILLALFWRGITRNGALAGIVVGAVTVIIWGDFLSGGIFELYEIAPGFLLNLIAAVVVSISGKSSDGVEEEFDKTVAELHK from the coding sequence ATGGAGCTAGAGACTTTAATAACGTTTATCGTTTACCTTATCGGGATGCTTGTGATTGGTATTATTATGTATAGAATGACAAATGACTTATCGGATTATGTCCTTGGCGGGCGCAAATTAGGGCCTGGAGTGGCAGCGCTCAGTGCGGGTGCTTCGGATATGAGTGGGTGGCTCTTGCTGGGATTGCCTGGGGCTATTTATGCTTCAGGGCTGGCAGAAGCCTGGATGGCAATCGGTTTGTCTACGGGGGCGTATTTGAATTGGCAATTTGTAGCTAAACGACTGCGAGTCTATACGGAAGTTGCTAATAATTCTATTACCATTCCGGATTTTTTGGAGAATCGCTTTAAAGACCGTTCCCATTTTCTTCGTGTTATTTCAGCACTGGTGATTCTATTATTCTTTACCTTTTACACGTCATCGGGAATGGTAGCAGGTGCGAAATTATTTGAGGCATCATTCGGCTTACCTTACCAATCTGCTTTGTGGATTGTGACAATTGTGATTGTGTCGTACACTTTGCTTGGCGGTTTTCTAGCTGTTGCTTGGACAGATTTTCTGCAAGGGATACTAATGTTTATTACATTAATTGCAGTCCCCATTGTTGCTATCAATCAAATTGGCGGTTGGGATGCAACAGTGCAGGCAGTTGGTGAGATAAGCCCAGCACATCTAAACATGATCGAGGGAGTAGGCATTATTGCCATTATTTCATCGATTGCTTGGGGACTTGGCTATTTTGGTCAGCCGCATATTATTGTCCGCTTTATGGCAATGCGTTCACCGAAAGATGTACCGAAAGCAAGATTTATTGGAACTACTTGGATGATTATTGGACTTTATGGCGCAATTTTTACTGGTCTTGTCGGTTTGGCTTATATCAATACCCAGGATGTGTCGATATTAAGTGAATATGGCATATCAGTTGTTACGGAGAATGGTGTACAAACGCTGGCGGACACGGAGAAAATCTTTATCGCATTTTCACAACTGCTGTTTCATCCGGTGATTTCCGGTATACTGCTGGCCGCAATTTTAGCAGCAATCATGAGTACGATTGACTCACAATTGCTTGTATCATCATCGGCTGTGGCTGAAGACTTTTACAAGGCCATTTTCCGACGTCATGCTACAGACAAGGAGCTGGTCTGGATTGGACGGGTGGCAACGCTTGTTATTGCATTAATTGCGACAGTTATCGCCATCAATCCGGAGAGTTCAGTACTTGATTTGGTAAGTTACGCATGGGCAGGCTTTGGTGCTGCATTCGGGCCAACGATCTTACTGGCACTTTTCTGGCGCGGCATTACACGTAACGGCGCATTGGCTGGAATAGTGGTCGGAGCGGTTACTGTCATCATCTGGGGTGACTTCCTATCAGGTGGCATTTTCGAATTGTACGAAATTGCACCAGGATTTCTCCTCAACCTGATTGCTGCGGTTGTCGTCAGTATATCCGGCAAATCCTCCGACGGTGTTGAGGAGGAGTTTGATAAGACGGTGGCTGAGTTGCATAAATAG
- the gatA gene encoding Asp-tRNA(Asn)/Glu-tRNA(Gln) amidotransferase subunit GatA, producing the protein MALFDHSIKQLEEMLDRKEISAEDLVNASYDRINEVDNQIGAFLTLNEEDARNQAKQLDAAPDKEGRLFGIPAGIKDNIVTKDLRTTCGSQFLRNFDHPLYNATVVDKLQTEKNVTIGKLNMDEFAMGSSTENSSLALTRNPWNTDYVPGGSSGGSAAAVAAGEVLFSLGSDTGGSIRQPASFCGVVGMKPTYGRVSRFGLVAFASSLDQIGPLTRNVEDNARVLEVISGEDKMDATSANVDVPSYTDALTGDVKGMKIAVPKEYLAEGVAPEVKEAVMKALKVYEDLGAEWEEVSLPHSKYAVAAYYLLASSEASANLARFDGVRYGVRSDKADNMIDMFKLSRSEGFGEEVKRRIMLGTFALSSGYYDAYYKKAQQVRTLIRNDFEKIFENYDVVIGPTAPTPAFKIGENIDDPLTMYANDILTIPVNLAGVPGISVPCGFSGEGLPIGLQIIGKAFDERTVYRTAHAYEQATEHHLQRPQLGGGKR; encoded by the coding sequence ATGGCTTTATTTGACCATAGCATCAAACAATTGGAAGAAATGCTTGACCGAAAAGAGATTTCTGCCGAAGATTTGGTCAACGCTTCGTATGACCGGATTAACGAAGTCGATAATCAAATCGGGGCGTTTTTGACATTGAATGAAGAGGATGCCCGTAATCAGGCAAAACAGTTGGATGCTGCGCCGGACAAAGAAGGGCGCTTATTCGGCATTCCGGCCGGTATTAAGGATAATATTGTTACAAAGGATTTACGCACGACATGCGGCAGTCAGTTTTTAAGGAACTTTGATCATCCGCTTTATAATGCCACGGTCGTGGACAAGCTGCAGACGGAAAAGAACGTTACTATCGGCAAATTGAATATGGATGAATTTGCCATGGGCTCATCTACTGAAAACTCGAGTTTGGCGCTTACTCGAAATCCATGGAACACAGATTATGTCCCAGGTGGATCGAGTGGTGGATCCGCAGCGGCCGTCGCGGCAGGTGAAGTGCTATTTTCACTTGGGTCTGACACCGGCGGATCAATTCGTCAGCCGGCATCTTTCTGCGGTGTCGTTGGCATGAAACCTACATATGGACGCGTTTCCCGGTTTGGCCTTGTCGCATTTGCATCATCACTTGATCAGATTGGGCCGCTTACACGAAACGTGGAGGATAATGCACGGGTGCTCGAGGTTATCTCCGGCGAGGATAAAATGGATGCAACTAGTGCTAATGTTGACGTACCTTCGTATACGGACGCCCTGACTGGTGACGTCAAAGGGATGAAAATTGCTGTTCCAAAAGAATATCTTGCAGAGGGCGTCGCACCGGAAGTGAAAGAAGCTGTAATGAAAGCCCTGAAAGTGTATGAAGATCTTGGAGCTGAATGGGAAGAAGTATCCCTGCCGCATTCCAAATATGCAGTAGCAGCATATTATTTACTGGCTTCATCAGAAGCGTCGGCCAACTTGGCGCGTTTTGACGGGGTTCGTTATGGTGTGCGCTCGGATAAAGCGGATAACATGATCGATATGTTCAAGCTTTCCCGCAGTGAAGGATTTGGTGAAGAAGTTAAACGCCGAATCATGCTCGGAACGTTTGCCCTGAGCTCGGGGTATTATGACGCTTATTATAAAAAAGCCCAGCAAGTACGTACGCTGATTCGTAACGACTTTGAGAAAATCTTTGAAAACTATGATGTCGTCATCGGGCCAACTGCACCGACACCGGCTTTCAAAATCGGTGAGAATATCGATGATCCACTGACCATGTATGCCAACGATATTTTAACCATTCCGGTAAATTTGGCCGGCGTACCAGGGATTTCTGTACCGTGTGGCTTTTCCGGAGAAGGGCTTCCAATTGGCCTGCAAATTATCGGCAAAGCCTTTGATGAACGGACTGTTTACCGCACGGCACATGCATATGAGCAGGCGACCGAACATCATCTACAACGTCCGCAGCTGGGAGGTGGCAAACGATGA
- the ligA gene encoding NAD-dependent DNA ligase LigA: MEKEQAQAQIEKLRERLNHYNHEYYVLDAPSVPDAEYDKKMQELIQLENNFPELVTADSPSQRVGGEPLDAFQKVQHRIPMLSLGNAFNETDLRDFARRASQGVDAPISFVCELKIDGLAVSLTYEDGKLVRGATRGDGTTGEDITSNLRTIRSIPLSIPEQSAMEVRGEAFMPHQSFLKLNEARKANGDEPFANPRNAAAGSLRQLDPKIAAKRHLDIFLYSVGEWEAGSLESHSERLEYLEELGFKTNPEWRKCATIDDVIAFVRYWEQKRPDLDYEIDGIVVKVDNLEQQEALGFTAKSPRWAIAYKFPAEEVLTTLRDIELSVGRTGVITPTAILDPVRVAGTTVKRASLHNEDLIREKDIRLGDTIVIKKAGDIIPEVVRVVEDERTGDEKTFSMPDKCPACGSDLVRLEEEVALRCINPNCPQQLKEGLIHFVSREAMNIDGLGEKVIHQLFQHELVHTIADLYRLQREELLQLERMGEKSVDNLLRAIETSKTNSLERLLFGLGIRFVGAKAARTLAAHFQTMENLQQATFADVVAINEIGEKMADSITRYFAEEHVKDLLRELKSLGLHMTYDGPAQQVTREDTALSGKTVVLTGKMETFTRSDAKALIEQLGGTVTGSVSKKTDIVVAGEDAGSKLEKAEELGITVWNEQQLSEVLDQ, translated from the coding sequence ATGGAAAAAGAACAAGCACAAGCGCAAATCGAAAAATTGCGGGAGCGATTGAACCATTATAATCATGAATACTATGTACTTGATGCGCCAAGCGTTCCTGATGCGGAATACGACAAAAAGATGCAGGAACTCATTCAACTGGAAAACAACTTTCCCGAGCTGGTCACTGCGGATTCCCCTTCGCAGCGAGTTGGAGGTGAACCTTTGGATGCCTTTCAAAAAGTCCAGCACCGCATCCCCATGCTCAGTCTCGGAAATGCCTTCAATGAAACCGATTTGCGTGACTTCGCGCGTCGTGCCAGTCAGGGAGTCGATGCGCCGATTTCGTTCGTATGTGAATTGAAAATTGATGGTCTTGCCGTGTCACTAACCTATGAAGACGGGAAATTGGTACGTGGTGCAACCCGCGGAGACGGGACGACCGGCGAGGATATTACGAGCAATTTAAGAACCATCCGCAGCATCCCGCTGTCTATCCCGGAACAAAGCGCTATGGAGGTACGCGGGGAAGCGTTTATGCCACATCAATCGTTCCTTAAACTAAACGAAGCGCGCAAAGCCAATGGGGACGAGCCATTTGCCAACCCTCGTAATGCTGCTGCCGGATCACTCCGGCAGCTAGACCCGAAAATTGCAGCCAAGCGCCATCTTGACATTTTTCTTTATAGTGTCGGCGAGTGGGAAGCCGGCTCACTGGAATCACATAGTGAGCGACTGGAATATCTGGAAGAGCTTGGATTCAAAACAAATCCGGAATGGCGGAAGTGTGCAACGATTGATGACGTCATAGCATTTGTCCGGTATTGGGAGCAAAAACGTCCTGATCTGGATTATGAAATCGATGGCATTGTCGTCAAGGTGGATAATCTTGAGCAACAAGAAGCATTAGGATTTACTGCTAAAAGTCCGCGTTGGGCAATTGCTTATAAATTCCCAGCCGAAGAAGTACTTACAACCTTACGTGATATCGAACTAAGTGTCGGCCGGACCGGTGTCATTACGCCGACAGCCATTCTTGATCCTGTACGGGTTGCCGGTACAACCGTTAAACGTGCTTCACTGCATAATGAAGACTTGATCCGGGAAAAGGACATCCGGCTCGGCGATACGATTGTTATTAAAAAAGCCGGAGACATCATTCCGGAAGTGGTTCGTGTGGTAGAGGATGAACGCACTGGTGATGAAAAAACATTTTCCATGCCTGATAAATGTCCGGCATGCGGCAGTGATCTTGTCCGGCTTGAAGAAGAAGTTGCGTTGCGCTGCATTAATCCGAACTGTCCGCAACAGTTGAAAGAGGGACTCATTCATTTTGTCTCCCGGGAGGCAATGAATATAGACGGACTTGGTGAAAAAGTAATCCACCAGCTGTTCCAACATGAACTCGTCCATACGATTGCCGATCTCTATCGTTTGCAGCGGGAAGAATTATTACAGCTTGAACGAATGGGTGAAAAATCAGTTGACAATCTGTTGCGTGCTATTGAAACGTCCAAAACAAATTCACTGGAACGGCTTTTGTTTGGACTGGGAATTAGGTTCGTTGGGGCTAAAGCGGCCCGGACACTCGCAGCTCACTTTCAAACAATGGAGAATTTACAACAGGCGACGTTTGCTGATGTGGTTGCCATTAATGAAATCGGTGAAAAAATGGCCGATTCAATCACTCGCTATTTTGCAGAAGAGCATGTGAAAGACCTGCTTCGTGAACTGAAATCCCTTGGGCTTCATATGACTTACGATGGTCCCGCACAGCAGGTAACAAGAGAAGATACGGCGTTGTCCGGCAAGACGGTTGTTTTGACAGGGAAAATGGAAACATTCACCCGCTCCGACGCTAAAGCGTTAATCGAACAGTTAGGCGGAACCGTAACGGGTAGCGTCAGTAAGAAAACAGATATCGTCGTTGCCGGGGAAGATGCCGGTTCAAAATTGGAAAAGGCCGAAGAACTGGGTATCACGGTTTGGAATGAACAGCAGCTTAGCGAAGTTTTAGACCAATAA
- the pcrA gene encoding DNA helicase PcrA: MDKLLNGLNNEQKKAVQHTEGPLLIMAGAGSGKTRVLTHRIAYLLKEKDVSPRSILAITFTNKAAREMKERVNKLIGAGGEQIWVSTFHSMCVRILRRDIDRIGYSTNFTILDSSDQLSVIKQILKDLNIDTKKFDPRGMLGQISGAKNELITPEAYSKQVGDFFQRQVAQVYERYQKTLQKNQALDFDDLIMQTIHLFKRVPEVLEYYQRRFQYIHVDEYQDTNHAQYYLVKQLASRYQNLCVVGDSDQSIYRWRGADISNILSFEEDYPSSRTIYLEQNYRSTKSILDAANTVIGHNSGRKPKNLWTENDDGQKIHYFQGATEQEEALYVTDKIQALTQEGDFTLNDMAILYRTNAQSRAIEDTLMKSNIAYQMVGGTKFYDRKEIKDLIAYLRLITNPNDDISFERVVNVPKRGIGKTSVERLRSYAAEEGISFSQAVKEIDFVGVTKNAAKTLSEFERFIHSLAQQQEFLTATDMVDTVLERTGYEEMLKNERSLESQSRLENLEEFKTVTQEFEEGADDKTLVAFLTDLALVADIDRVDDEEAENEPKVTMMTLHAAKGLEFPVVFLVGMEENVFPHSRSMMDNEEMEEERRLAYVGITRAEQELHLTHAKMRTLYGKTNMNPISRFINEIPEDLVDGIEEARATMYGSISKSNQKPAPKRRASKIEQTSGAESEVWSPGDKAAHNKWGVGTVVKVQGEGESMELDIAFPAPTGIKRLLAKFAPITKQ, from the coding sequence ATGGATAAATTACTTAACGGATTAAATAACGAACAGAAAAAGGCCGTTCAACATACGGAGGGACCGCTTTTGATTATGGCCGGAGCGGGAAGTGGTAAGACGCGTGTGCTAACACACCGGATTGCCTACCTGCTTAAGGAAAAGGATGTTTCACCAAGAAGCATTCTAGCCATTACGTTTACGAATAAAGCAGCACGCGAGATGAAAGAGCGTGTGAACAAACTTATTGGTGCAGGAGGTGAACAAATCTGGGTCTCCACTTTCCATTCGATGTGTGTGCGCATCCTTCGACGGGATATTGACCGGATTGGCTATAGCACCAATTTCACGATTCTTGACAGCAGTGATCAGCTGTCAGTTATTAAGCAGATTTTAAAGGATTTAAATATTGATACGAAAAAGTTTGATCCACGTGGTATGCTAGGTCAGATTAGCGGGGCTAAAAATGAACTGATTACACCGGAAGCATACAGTAAGCAAGTCGGTGATTTCTTTCAGCGTCAGGTTGCTCAAGTTTATGAACGCTATCAGAAAACATTGCAGAAAAATCAGGCGCTCGATTTTGACGATTTGATTATGCAGACGATTCATTTATTCAAGCGTGTGCCGGAAGTGCTGGAATACTATCAGCGGCGGTTTCAGTATATCCATGTTGATGAGTATCAGGATACAAACCATGCGCAATATTATCTTGTGAAACAGCTGGCAAGCCGGTATCAGAATCTGTGTGTTGTAGGTGACTCCGATCAGTCGATTTATCGCTGGCGCGGTGCGGACATCTCTAATATTCTGTCTTTCGAGGAAGATTATCCGTCGTCACGCACCATCTACCTAGAGCAAAATTATCGGTCAACGAAATCAATCCTGGACGCAGCGAATACCGTTATCGGACATAACTCCGGCAGAAAACCAAAAAACTTGTGGACGGAAAATGACGATGGTCAAAAGATTCACTACTTTCAGGGGGCAACCGAACAGGAAGAGGCGCTGTATGTAACAGATAAGATTCAGGCGTTGACGCAGGAGGGCGATTTTACCCTGAATGATATGGCTATTCTGTACCGAACGAACGCCCAGTCGCGTGCGATAGAGGACACGTTGATGAAATCGAATATCGCCTATCAGATGGTTGGCGGTACCAAATTCTATGATCGGAAAGAAATAAAGGATTTAATCGCGTACTTGCGTTTAATTACTAATCCTAATGATGATATCAGTTTTGAGCGAGTTGTGAATGTGCCAAAACGCGGAATCGGGAAAACATCTGTTGAGAGACTGCGTTCGTATGCAGCTGAAGAAGGTATATCTTTTTCCCAGGCAGTGAAAGAAATTGATTTTGTCGGTGTAACGAAAAATGCTGCTAAAACGTTGTCAGAATTCGAGCGCTTCATCCACAGCCTTGCTCAGCAGCAAGAATTTCTGACAGCTACGGATATGGTGGATACCGTTTTAGAGCGGACAGGCTATGAGGAAATGCTGAAGAATGAACGGAGCCTGGAATCGCAAAGCAGGCTGGAAAACTTGGAAGAGTTTAAAACGGTCACACAGGAATTTGAAGAGGGGGCCGATGATAAGACACTTGTCGCCTTCTTGACTGATCTTGCCCTGGTTGCGGATATTGACCGTGTGGATGATGAGGAAGCAGAAAATGAACCGAAAGTCACCATGATGACATTGCACGCCGCTAAAGGTTTGGAATTCCCGGTCGTATTCTTAGTCGGAATGGAGGAAAATGTCTTCCCGCACAGCCGGTCTATGATGGACAATGAGGAAATGGAAGAAGAACGTCGGCTTGCCTATGTAGGAATCACTAGGGCCGAACAGGAACTCCACCTCACACATGCGAAAATGCGCACCTTATACGGGAAAACCAATATGAACCCAATTAGTCGGTTTATCAATGAAATCCCGGAAGACCTTGTTGATGGAATTGAAGAAGCACGTGCCACGATGTATGGTTCCATCAGTAAATCCAACCAAAAACCAGCACCGAAGCGCCGTGCCAGTAAAATTGAGCAGACATCCGGAGCAGAATCAGAAGTATGGAGTCCCGGTGACAAGGCAGCGCATAATAAGTGGGGTGTCGGCACCGTTGTCAAGGTACAGGGGGAAGGCGAATCGATGGAACTTGACATCGCATTCCCGGCACCGACAGGCATCAAACGTTTACTTGCTAAATTCGCACCAATCACGAAACAATAG
- a CDS encoding CamS family sex pheromone protein, with translation MLKKVLLWLAITLLILSGCAPSLNNNEDEVVEKENDTKQQEKSIVPSYQLSDENYRTILPYRTSSSRGVITNQVMNRMDIGEMETGLRRLSKAYYDPEKYFFEEGQYLTSDMLYKWLDRDVTKDQLEKALNKRVKQLEKNGSKVDEEDKEAIRTELQLGLNPAIADDESKEQQKENPKYLTHILEHNFLKKNEDNTVKLIGASIGIAMKSDYAFQTEIGGPTYHKKIDKKTMLKKGKQITQTVLERVRKVDGMSDIPIMFALYREEEQGSPVPGSYVAKTQVSGGDMTIGDWETVNEENILFPSDEGEKKYYDQQQLINDFSNKIQEYFPNYVGVIGEGFYVNEELQKLTLEIPLEFFGKGEVIGFTQYTYGLIQEMFQNYYELEVKIKTNKRMESVIYREAGDKDPVVHIFDK, from the coding sequence ATGTTGAAAAAAGTATTGTTATGGCTGGCCATCACACTCCTGATTCTGTCAGGCTGTGCACCATCATTAAATAATAATGAAGATGAAGTGGTGGAAAAGGAAAATGATACAAAACAGCAGGAGAAGTCAATCGTCCCCAGTTACCAGTTGTCTGACGAGAATTACCGAACCATTCTACCGTATCGCACTAGTTCTTCGCGTGGGGTGATTACGAACCAGGTGATGAACCGAATGGACATCGGCGAAATGGAGACAGGCTTGCGGCGTCTTTCTAAAGCTTATTATGATCCGGAAAAATATTTTTTTGAAGAAGGACAATACTTAACTTCCGATATGCTGTACAAATGGTTGGACCGGGACGTAACGAAAGACCAGTTGGAAAAGGCACTTAACAAACGGGTGAAACAGCTTGAGAAAAATGGCTCGAAGGTAGACGAGGAAGATAAGGAAGCGATTAGAACAGAACTTCAGCTGGGGCTGAACCCTGCCATTGCGGATGATGAATCCAAAGAGCAACAGAAAGAAAACCCGAAATATTTGACGCATATACTGGAACACAATTTCCTGAAAAAGAATGAAGACAACACTGTCAAACTTATCGGAGCATCCATTGGCATTGCAATGAAGTCCGACTATGCCTTTCAGACAGAAATCGGCGGACCGACTTATCATAAGAAAATAGATAAAAAAACGATGCTGAAAAAAGGAAAGCAAATAACACAAACTGTTCTTGAGCGTGTGAGGAAAGTCGATGGGATGAGTGATATCCCAATCATGTTTGCACTCTATCGGGAGGAAGAGCAAGGTTCTCCTGTTCCTGGAAGCTATGTAGCCAAGACGCAGGTATCCGGCGGGGATATGACGATCGGTGACTGGGAAACTGTCAATGAAGAAAACATCCTTTTCCCATCGGATGAAGGTGAAAAGAAATATTATGATCAGCAACAGCTCATTAACGACTTCAGTAATAAAATACAAGAATACTTTCCTAATTACGTGGGTGTTATTGGAGAAGGATTTTACGTTAATGAAGAACTGCAAAAGCTGACATTGGAAATTCCATTGGAGTTCTTCGGAAAAGGTGAAGTAATTGGATTTACACAGTACACCTATGGACTTATTCAGGAAATGTTCCAGAACTACTATGAACTGGAAGTCAAGATTAAGACTAATAAGCGAATGGAAAGTGTTATATACCGTGAAGCCGGGGATAAAGATCCAGTTGTTCATATTTTCGATAAATGA
- the gatC gene encoding Asp-tRNA(Asn)/Glu-tRNA(Gln) amidotransferase subunit GatC, translated as MSDISTDQVKHVANLARLAVTEEEADMFAKQLSSIIDYAEQLNELDTTNVEPTTHVLDLKNVMRNDEPKDWISKEDALQNAPDKQDGYFRVPSILE; from the coding sequence TTGAGTGATATTTCTACAGATCAGGTGAAGCATGTTGCGAATCTGGCGCGACTTGCTGTTACCGAAGAAGAAGCTGACATGTTTGCCAAACAGCTCAGTTCCATCATCGACTATGCCGAACAGCTGAATGAATTGGATACAACGAATGTAGAACCGACAACGCATGTTCTGGATTTGAAAAACGTGATGCGTAACGATGAGCCAAAAGACTGGATATCAAAAGAAGATGCATTGCAGAATGCACCGGACAAGCAGGATGGCTATTTCCGCGTGCCGTCCATTTTGGAATAA
- a CDS encoding heptaprenylglyceryl phosphate synthase, which yields MNYSISEWKHLFKLDPAKEISDDDINAICESGTDAVIVGGTDGVTLDGVLDLLARIRRHTVPCVLEIANMESITPGFDYYFIPMVMNTTDKKWMMDLQHQAIKEYKELINWDEMFVEGYCILNEDAKAFQKAKCAMPDAEDVAAYAHMAEHVFHLPIFYMEYSGTYGDPELVKSVKSELHHTKLFYGGGIENNFQVREMKEHADAIIVGNLIYDNIKQALKTVKAVNERTK from the coding sequence TTGAATTATTCTATAAGCGAATGGAAACACTTATTTAAACTTGATCCTGCCAAGGAAATTTCTGATGATGATATTAACGCAATCTGTGAATCAGGGACCGATGCTGTTATCGTAGGGGGCACGGATGGTGTGACACTGGATGGCGTGCTAGATCTCTTGGCCCGCATCCGCCGGCATACTGTTCCATGTGTTCTTGAAATTGCTAATATGGAATCCATTACGCCTGGTTTTGACTACTACTTCATCCCAATGGTCATGAACACGACAGACAAGAAGTGGATGATGGATCTGCAGCACCAGGCAATCAAGGAATATAAGGAACTCATCAACTGGGATGAAATGTTTGTTGAAGGTTATTGCATTTTAAATGAGGATGCGAAAGCGTTCCAAAAAGCAAAATGTGCGATGCCCGATGCTGAAGATGTGGCAGCTTATGCCCATATGGCGGAGCATGTGTTTCACTTGCCGATTTTTTATATGGAGTACAGTGGAACATACGGCGATCCGGAACTTGTTAAAAGCGTTAAAAGTGAACTGCATCATACAAAGCTTTTCTATGGTGGCGGCATTGAAAATAACTTTCAAGTACGGGAAATGAAGGAACATGCTGATGCTATCATTGTCGGAAATCTGATTTATGATAACATCAAACAGGCATTGAAAACAGTCAAGGCAGTGAATGAACGAACAAAATAA
- the gatB gene encoding Asp-tRNA(Asn)/Glu-tRNA(Gln) amidotransferase subunit GatB, with protein MNFETIIGLEVHVELKTDSKIFSSSPNAFGDEPNTNVNPIDLGYPGVLPVLNEEAVNFAMKAAMALNCDIATDTKFDRKNYFYPDNPKAYQISQFDKPIGENGWIEIDVNGTKKRIGITRLHLEEDAGKLTHQDDGYSLVDFNRQGTPLVEIVSEPDISSPEEAYAYLEKLKNIIQYTGVSDCKMEEGSLRCDANLSIRPIGQEEFGTKTELKNLNSFSFVQKGLEFEEKRQEKELLNGGEILQETRRYDEKKKETILMRVKEGSDDYRYFPEPDLVPLYIDEEWKERIRQQIPELPDARLQRYINELGLPAYDAAVLTNSKEMSDFFEEAVQNGADIKQASNWLMGDVSGYMNKHYKELHELALTPKALAKMIKLIEDGTISSKIAKKVFAELVEKGGDPDKIVKEKGLAQISDEGQLTEIITKILDENEQSIIDYKNGKDRAIKYLVGQVMKATKGQANPPMVNKILQAEIDKR; from the coding sequence ATGAACTTCGAAACAATTATCGGACTTGAAGTACACGTAGAGTTAAAGACAGATTCCAAAATTTTCAGCTCAAGCCCGAATGCGTTCGGTGATGAACCAAATACCAACGTTAATCCAATCGACCTTGGATATCCGGGTGTGCTGCCAGTATTGAACGAAGAGGCGGTCAATTTTGCGATGAAAGCAGCGATGGCGCTAAATTGTGATATTGCTACAGATACCAAATTTGACCGAAAAAATTATTTTTATCCAGATAATCCGAAAGCATATCAAATTTCTCAGTTTGATAAGCCGATTGGCGAAAATGGCTGGATTGAGATTGACGTTAATGGTACGAAAAAACGCATCGGCATAACACGGCTGCACTTGGAGGAGGACGCTGGTAAACTTACCCACCAGGATGACGGCTATTCGCTGGTAGACTTCAACCGGCAGGGCACGCCACTTGTTGAGATTGTTTCCGAACCTGATATAAGCTCACCGGAAGAGGCGTATGCCTATTTGGAAAAACTGAAAAACATTATCCAATATACAGGGGTTTCCGATTGTAAAATGGAGGAAGGCTCGCTCCGGTGTGACGCCAACTTGTCCATTCGTCCAATCGGGCAGGAGGAATTTGGTACAAAAACCGAACTGAAAAACTTGAACTCGTTCTCCTTTGTTCAGAAAGGGTTAGAGTTTGAAGAAAAGCGGCAGGAAAAAGAGCTGCTGAACGGTGGTGAAATTCTTCAGGAAACACGCCGGTATGACGAGAAGAAAAAAGAAACCATTCTAATGCGTGTGAAAGAGGGTTCAGATGACTATCGCTATTTCCCTGAGCCTGATCTTGTGCCACTTTATATCGATGAAGAATGGAAAGAACGCATTCGCCAGCAGATTCCGGAATTGCCTGACGCACGATTGCAGCGGTATATCAATGAATTAGGACTGCCTGCATATGACGCCGCTGTCCTAACCAATTCCAAGGAAATGTCTGATTTCTTTGAGGAAGCAGTCCAAAACGGAGCGGACATTAAACAAGCATCTAACTGGCTGATGGGTGATGTTTCCGGTTATATGAACAAGCATTACAAAGAACTGCATGAATTGGCTTTAACACCGAAAGCACTGGCAAAAATGATCAAGTTAATCGAGGATGGCACCATTTCTTCCAAGATCGCTAAAAAAGTATTCGCTGAACTTGTGGAAAAAGGCGGCGATCCGGATAAAATTGTTAAGGAAAAAGGCCTTGCCCAAATTTCGGATGAAGGCCAATTGACTGAAATCATCACCAAGATTCTTGATGAGAATGAACAATCAATCATCGACTACAAAAACGGAAAAGACCGCGCGATTAAATACCTTGTCGGCCAGGTTATGAAAGCAACAAAAGGACAGGCAAACCCGCCGATGGTTAACAAAATTTTGCAAGCAGAGATTGATAAACGATAA